The Perca fluviatilis chromosome 18, GENO_Pfluv_1.0, whole genome shotgun sequence genomic interval TACCAGCAGAAGGAAAATGCTTTGCAGCAGTAAGTAAAGCCCTAACAAtcgatttacttttttttatttttttttattagctgCTGTTACACGCTGTAGATTCTCATAATGATGAATGTCAATAAGCTATGCTGTTTTAGCATAATCCAGTCAAGCATCTCATGAATTAAAGCATGTctttgaataaaaacaaaaaagatgtgTAGGAACCACGTGTTGCGGTTGTTTGAAGGGGGGTGTTTCTGTGGCTTCACAGGAAATTAACTAAGGAAGAGTTGGAGCGACGCAGCAAAGAGAGTCAGCTGTCTGAGGTGGGAGGAAAAGCTGTGGAGGCCGAGGAGCAGGTGAAAGTCTTACGGCGACGCATTAATGAAATGGAGGAGCAGATGAAGAAGACGGAGGAAGTCTATAAAGAGCAGGTaggtattcattttaaaatgggcAAGTACAGAGAGAAATCGTACTGCAACCTGACAGAGtatctttccttctttctttctgttttagatTAAAGAACAGGAAAACAAAACTCACTCAAACTGGGTATGCTGCACAAAGTGCCACAATTTATTCAAATATGCCAACATGCTATAAATGGATGTTGAAGCCCGTTTAAGATTGATAATAAGCTGAGGCATTATTATTCCAGTTGCACACTAATTCTCCGTTATGTTTCCAGGTAAATGCTCGTAATGCAGAGCGAGCTCTGAACCAAGAGAAGCTTGAATCATCAAAGCTCCGTGAAAAGTAAGTTTTCGCAAAGTAATACTAGTTTTAAACCATTCGATTGATCAACGGCAACAAATATTGTGGTGATGAATTtatttttagtcatttttcatgacattcactggttccagctgctcaaatgtgaggatttgctacATCTTTGTAAATTAAGTATGGTTTTGTTCTGGACTGTTGTTTGGACAAAAGGAGCAACTTGATGATGTCAGCCTTCCTGTGGAGCTTATTTGCATCTAAGCAAaggtttttgtttgttctttttaCCCATGAACAGGCTGGCTGTACTTACCTCCCAGCTTAATGAGCACCGCGCTCCTCTCTTCAGACCGAACTCTGGGCAACCTGCAGGCCCTCGACAAGGTAAACAGGCCGCACAACCTTTCCTGCTTTTTATTTCCATTAGGTCAGGTCTCATCCTTCAGAGCTTTGAGAAGAAGATGCTGTTTTCTAATAAAACCCTGCATGTAAATGGGAAGGAGGATGTCTCGTTTTCTAGTCTATTACAAGCCTGGTGACCCACCAGGCCTAAGTCTAGTCTAGAatttcaaaatctaaattttaggccttaaaaatcgctgaagtattgtgttctaggtcttaaatcaaacaggtcttaattttccgACGTCAACATAACGTTACCTCTGATGTTCattgaaatgcttttttttttattctatggtgttgtagttcttttttttcgatagtccaaatttaatttgctgtatatgtacagattattattactctgtcgcttttattcaatttgaataaGTTTTATTTACTTGGAAAGTACTTTTGTCAACTTTCGTTGTACTTAATGTCGTTAAATaggtcttacatttcattcataatggtctttcAAAggtcttaaaatgtcttaaatttgacttggtgaaacgtGTAGAAACCCTGTAAATTGCCCCCCACCCGGCATAAGCCACTGGGAATTATTTtgggatgtattttttttaagacgtttttaagatgttttttaaactacagtggGGCGTCTCGGTTGGAAACTTAAAGTCATTTTCGattctccagttagcttttagcactaacttaatgtagggccctatggTATCTGTGTCATAGCTTTTTAAAACTTTGCGATTCTGTCCATGATTcggttatcacagaaactattgggccctacattaatgctgccatcagtctgtgactggcccCAACTGGGCCCTCGTCGCAAAAAAAGACTCTTGCCACCGGGCTAAACAACTTCTCTGGGAGAAACCCTGCATTTCACTGTACTCGACTCTCCGAGAGCCTGGAACAAGGACCTCGCCTTTGCATATATTGTAGTGACTTGTCAGCTGTTTCTTTCCTTTGGTAAATGGATGGTTTGATCATAACAGGTGACTCATATGGGCCCTCTCCTGTGAGTGGGGGTGCACCATCCCCTCCAATAATGATAGAGGGTCCAAGGCGCCCTCCTTCTGCCCCAGTGGGGCGAAGAATTGACCCGTATGGTGAGTCCCAGTGGATTACTTCACCTTCCTTGTTCCTCGCCACAGTTGGACGTCATCCCTGCGCTGCAACATTTTGTCCTTATATCTTTCTCCTCTTACACACCTGACGTCATTATTCTTTTCAGATCTTTCCCCTTCTTGAGTTCTTGCTCTTATTTCTTACCACTGTGTGTTACGTGCTGCTACCTCTGTCTTCAACTCCCTTTTTcctgcttttgttttatttcttataGTGGATTCCTTTAGAAGTTTCCTTTTGTGCAGTAttgtttgtgttgctgttgaAACGTGCttcaccttttttgttttttaaagtccctaaaaacacattttctcattcagCTTCTTGGTATAATTAAACCCAAACAGTCCTGATGAAGCAGCTTAACTGAATGTTTTTGTTAAACTGAATAAAAAATAGAGAAGGATGTTTGTTTCCAAATTGTATCTTTGATTGTAGCTTATTAAGTCACACATTACAGATCatttaatttgcaaccaatttGAAAGTTTTCAGGGGCTTTAAAAGTCATCCAGAATGCTTTGTTCCTCTGACTGTTGTCCTCATGGAGTAGAGACGACCAATCTTTGCCCTTTTAATAATATGTTTCCTCTTTGACTGTTTCTTACTACTTTGTCCTCCCTGGGAAAAGTGCCACAGGCAGAGTCTTGAGGGATTTCATTCATCATTGCATCTTCTTGTCTTCTCCCCTCAGGTCCTCGACCTCCGTCAGACCCACATGGTCGTTACCCTGAAAACAAACACATCGCTGGGATGGGTATGTCTTCTGCAGTCtctgtattttaaatatttccCCTTTTGCTTTTAACCTTCTTCCAACATGGTGCCGTTTCTCCCCTTTCAGACATGATGGGCCCCCGCAGCTCATCACCTGCAAACATGGATGGATCTGTAAGTCTTTTTCTAATCCGATCAGACTCATTTGTACACGTTACCTTCCCTCATTCCATCTGAAGGCCTAGAGCTCCTACCTACATGTCTGTTACgttgtgtgtgtccttgctctgaaacagacacaAGCAGTAGATCCACAGATAAAAGCAGAGGCACAAGCTGAGGCCTCCACAGACAGCCCAGAGCCAGTGAGTATAGAGGCTGGCCAGTACAGCTGTGAAGGCGTATGCAAGCACGCCGCCCTCTTCCCTAAAGCTGGATTTGGGCATAGATTGAAGGCATTTTGCTTCACTGGGGCTGGCCTAACTTTTTGGGCTGAGTGTGTGGTTTCACCTGTTCTCACAGCACTGAGAGAAGCAGAGATTCTTTTCATCCAGTGTGTCAGAGGTTGAATTTGTGTGCAAGTGGTGTGGTTTTTCATCCAAATAATGATGGTGTGAGGTTACTTGTCATGTGATTTGAGCCCTGGCTAAATGCACTTTTTGTAAATTGTGTTTGTGGATCTTTTCACTGCATGACGTAAATTGTAGTCCATATGTACTCAATGTACAGGACCAACTAAAGTGCATGTGTCTGCATTTAAAAAGCACACAACTCTTTGTCATTATCATCGGTCTTTTTCAGGGACCTGGATCCTTCCTTGCGTCTCCAATCAGGGACTCACCAGGCTCCATGGTCCAAGGACCTCCCCTCGGCCCTGGACCTCATGAGCAGCTCCTCCCCCCTGGACCCCACGGCCGCCTGCCACCTCCTGGGCCTTACAGACCTCCACGACCTGGCCTCTACCACCTCCCCCCTGGTCCTCATGGTCCTCCTCATCATCACGGGCCCCCACTACCAGCCAACGGGCACCCAGGTATGCCACTTCCTGGACCGATGGGAGGAGAGTTTGGACCTCGTCCTGCCAACGGACACGCGTTTCACCCCAGGCCAGGCCCTGGACCCGTCATTGATCCTCGGGGTCCCCCACCACCACACTTCCGTCCCTCTCCACCTCATCACTTCGGACCGATGCCTCCGCCACATGGTACGTTCTgcccttttgtttttatttcccaCACATCAGTTTGTGCCGATGATGTGTTATGTTTGAGTGTTATGTTGGTATGTACTGGGGCTGGACCCCTAAACGTATAGGGCACGCTAACAGGATGTGCTGATTTGAGCCTGTCTACATATACATTTATTGATGTGTATATTTTGTACTGTTACTTGGTTTTTCTATTGTCTTTTACTTTGTTGTTTCATATTAAATTGTAATCATACTCTGTTAATGGGAGACACTTTATAAGCCCCTTAGGGTTGTCTTCCTTGCacgtgttttttatttaatggaTTGGTTACGGTGTACAAATTATTTTGATGTGctaaataaaggaatatttccCCTTTCAATTATTCTGACCAGGTGTCCGTGGACCTATGGGACCACGTCCCCCCGTCCCTCCTGAAATGCGCTACCCAGGACCACGTGACCACAGCAGCCCACCAATGCACCTGCCTCAAGGCGTCCCTCCCCATCCGTCACATGGCGATGCATATGGTCACTCTCCACCCGATGCTCTCCAGAACTCTCACACCGGCCCCGGACTGGACCTGCATGTGAAGCAGGAGACCCCTCAGGACTCAGCGAGGCCAGCGATGGTCAAGCCTTAAAGACGCCACCAGCTATGGCAGGGGACTTGAATTTACCCAGAACCCATCACGTTAACCCAGATCCAGTCCAAACATAGGTCATGATTATTTTTTCAGTTCTAAAATAAAAGCTGCAATggtgtttgttaaaaaaaaaaaaaaacatggtccTTAAATTAAAGTATCAATAATTATGTGTCCGAAATCAATGACATGAGAGGGTTTCCACTATTTTAAAACGCTTATTGTGCAATAATAATTCATTATATGCCGAGGATTTTcatttttgttcttttaaaaaaatatacatagcAATGATTTTTAAGGggcaattttttaaatgtcatttcctgtggaaattattttgaaaaaggagGGAGTTTAGCTTCTAGTATTTCAGGAATACCATAATTTCCCAAAACTGTTGCTTTAGAGGCGAATGTAAAGCAAATGTGTAATTTGATGGCCAGATGTATAAGTTATTTTACTATGTTGGTAGAACTTTTAATAATAAAGAATGTAAAAGCTGTCGGTGTTATGTTACTAACTGGTTACAGTTCCCTTATAGTGGATGTATTTTACACAGGCTCTATAAACTTCAACAGGTCAGATTTGGAAAGAAATAAGGCAAACATCTGAGACAAACATTAACTTTTgttatgttcataaaagtcagaTATGTTAACTTATCCAAACATACCATATTTAGTGTGTGGAGTGGCACGGTTAGCATTTCATTCATGATTCacatctagttttttttttttttaacttggaAAGCTTGCATGCAGAACTAGTAATAGCTCTTTTTGAAGAGGACTGTGTAAAGTCTAATAGAGCAATATAACATGTTGGTAACATTTAGGGGCTTAAAGCAACACTTGGTAACTTTTCCGGCTTCGttcccccctacaggttggaagcagaattgtccattacattacattatgcaagtttgccagctcgggtagcagatctgtagttcgaatgaactggacaatgtaatgtaatggacaattcagcttccaacctgtagggggaccgaagtgggAAAAATTACCTAGTGTTGCTTTAGTATTTGCATAAATCACACATGCTAAAACGCAGTCTGTTCACTGTCTGATGCTCTGGATGAAAGTATCCACCAAACTGCTTAATTTGTAGTTTATTAGAAATTAAAAGCAATGTAAACATTTGATACAATTCCCCTCAAGTCTGTCAACAAAACTAAAACACCCCACAGGTCTCAGTCCTACCACATTGTAGCGCTTCATACATGCACTGTGTTGctgtatattcatcagttagtGTATCTTACAGTTAATTTATAGTCCTGAATATTGTgacattacaaaaataaaatctaaaatcaAATATTACAATGTTTTAGTGAAGACGAACATCTGCAAAGTCAGAATGCAAAACAAAAGTTACATGcaacttttcatttaaaaactcCCTTTATAACGGTAATgtgaaatttcaaaataaaagtagtgGGCTTAAGTGAATCTTAAAAAGTTAGTCCAAGAGCATTCCTGTTCAATAAAGATGCATCCTCTAGACATAATTCAAATATAACTGTATACATAAAACATCTGATCTGCAAAGTAACACTAGAttttaaaaagacacttcctggcAGGTGATAAACATCCAACCCAAACTCTGTATTCCTGCTTGCTTAGAAAAAAAACTGGTGTTAAACATCTGGACTGCAACCAGATGCTTACACTCAATACAGAATCACACGGACCAATGCTGCATCCACTCAACTCTTTATAAATTCATAAAACCGTATTAAAAACAGACTAAATCCAATACATACTGAAGCATGAACACTGAACTGAAATGTGGCGACTGTCAGAATTACGGGgacatttaaatgctataacAAATATTTGAGTATAGAAATCATATTTGTTGACAAAGCCAACACAACCTGAAAAAATGAATACTCTTAAAATGGTCAAAGCATTTCAGTGCTTCATAgatcatactgtatatttaaccTAGAATTAATATTATAAATGTCACTGCTGAATtcaatactgtatgtgactaaaCAACAATCCATAGTGTGCCACCAGGACAATTTTGgacattattataattattattataataataataaatctatAGTTTCCATTTTATGATAGCTTTAATGTAAAGAATTCTCATGCCACCTAAAAGTTGAAGGACGTCCAACCCACAGAACAGCAGAAGAGATCTGATTCGATAGACACACATAACAGCTGGCCAATCAGACTGTCTGCTGctttaaattaaagctgcatttatcaatatttttatattgacaATAAATGACTATATGTAATCTAAACCTGAAAGGTCAATTAATATTAAAGAAAGCACACAATGGAAACCGTAAATGTTAAAGTAGACAACAAACAAATTGTGAGATGGTGCTGTATATGATCAGTATTTATTagcctttttaaaattattCTTGTGATCCAATTTTACTATTTAATAATTGATCATTTAAGCAATAAATACAACTGAATTATTAATTGGGGAGGGATTTAATCTTTTTGATTTTTTATAACCACCAGTTTGTAATAGCTTTTTTAAACTCATCTATTTAATTGATAATAATTAAAGCCCATAAAAGTCTATAGTTATGGCACACACAAACCATTCAGGACTATGACAGAACTTATGACCAATCTCTTGGTGGCTTGATGGAGCCAACAGCGATGCTGTCTGCatgttatttattcagggagTGGCTTTGCAAACTCTGCCATGACTTCACCGACATGTCCACAGAGTTTTGGCAACTATATCCGTTTTGCTGAATTTCACTTTAGAGTCTAAAATCCAACAGCACAAAAGTATTAAGCACCTGCAATAACTCACGTTGTGTCCCGTTTCCCAAAATCAGTGAGATAAAGAAGACTGTAGATTATGCTTTATCTGCTGTAATAAGAAAGCCCTGTATCTCCAACTAGTCGAAACAATCTGAATACATTTGGAGTttttggagcagggtttcctgcAACAGAAGGGATATGCACTTGACAACCATGCAAtcaacaaatacaaaagcctGAGTTGATGTGATAAATGTTTGACTCCCTTCACTTTCTTTATAAactaatggagaaaaaaaaaaaaaatgactacaACCGTGACTTTTAGTATTGCTGGATGTTACGAGGTGGAACACCACATTTTGCTGGATGtggaagtgagagagagagagattaaaaaGAGTTGGTTCAAAGTTCAGGGCGTGCTGCTCGACTTAACTGTCCTTGTGTAACGTCTGATGAAGATGGAGAtagagttgtttttttgttagaaGCTGCAGTTTCTTCCTCTTGAAGTCCGTGGGCTTCTTGTACCTGAAATCCAGGAAGAATATATACTTTATGTTTCAAGACACAAAGGAATCCCTCAAACCATGTGATTATCAGTCGACTCACAGTTCGATGACCATAGGGCCGGGTTTGATCTCGTCCATTTCCATGAAGGCAAAACATTTAGTGCTGGTAAACCTCTTTTTAGGTTTGTAGTGCTTGAATTCAAAGAAGATAGCTGCTCCTGGAAGAACGTATAGCAGGTTTAACTAAATGAATAGGAGGGTTAACATACAATACTAAATAATTACCTccaaactgtctgtacactggCATGTACTACATCCCAATGATTGgccttttttatgtatttttcttaCGGTCGACAGaccaaaaccaaaaatgtaatacataatTAATACATAAATGCATATCAATAAAAAGTCCCCTGAAATTAATGTTTTGAATTTATTGAACTATATTGactcatttatatatttatatttattgcctcatttatttatttatggatGTATTTCATAggcatatttaaaatgtatgcatGAAGAATTATAATTTAAATTGTGTCATTTTATGTCATTGTGTCAAGTCATTTTTTGATAGTGATAGTTAGTAAAGAAGGAATTCAATGTTatagtatatattattatagtatgtcacTTTGGATAAACTGTCAGCTATTACCTTTTGGTAATTTCTCCACGTGTCTCTGGATCTCCACGTCCACACTAAAGTGGATGTAGGTATCTTCCTTCCTGGAGGCCACAGGTGTGTCCTGCATTGGGTTCACATCGACGCCGTTCAAATCTACAGGCAGAGAAACACAGAACGCGCTCTTGGTTTTGGCAGATTTCCAAGACTTCAAGGTGACGCACTTCAGCCGCACTTTCCCAGAAACGTGAACGATCCAGAGGCACTTTAGAGTAGTGGAGCAGCTCATTACCTTTGACACTAATGGTCATGTACGGATCGATGCACTGCCCTGCATCCTTCAACCCAATCTTTTCGATCTTTAGTGTAAGTAGTGTCATCCCAGGCTCTGACGGTAACCGCGGTAACAAGGTACCTGCAGAGGA includes:
- the aida gene encoding axin interactor, dorsalization-associated protein isoform X2, translating into MSDVNKTIQKWHASFRKGTDFDSWGQLVEAIDEYQILARQLQKEVQSTNSSEFTEEQKKTLGKIATCLEMRSASLQCTQSKEDFKLEELKKLETIIQNILTYNKEFPFDVQPVPLRKILAPGEEENLELEEEEEEDAAAGAGSTEAFPPRAPGTLLPRLPSEPGMTLLTLKIEKIGLKDAGQCIDPYMTISVKDLNGVDVNPMQDTPVASRKEDTYIHFSVDVEIQRHVEKLPKGAAIFFEFKHYKPKKRFTSTKCFAFMEMDEIKPGPMVIELYKKPTDFKRKKLQLLTKKQLYLHLHQTLHKDS
- the aida gene encoding axin interactor, dorsalization-associated protein isoform X1; amino-acid sequence: MSDVNKTIQKWHASFRKGTDFDSWGQLVEAIDEYQILARQLQKEVQSTNSSEFTEEQKKTLGKIATCLEMRSASLQCTQSKEDFKLEELKKLETIIQNILTYNKEFPFDVQPVPLRKILAPGEEENLELEEEEEEDAAAGAGSTEAFPPRAPASQGTLLPRLPSEPGMTLLTLKIEKIGLKDAGQCIDPYMTISVKDLNGVDVNPMQDTPVASRKEDTYIHFSVDVEIQRHVEKLPKGAAIFFEFKHYKPKKRFTSTKCFAFMEMDEIKPGPMVIELYKKPTDFKRKKLQLLTKKQLYLHLHQTLHKDS